A window from Kluyveromyces lactis strain NRRL Y-1140 chromosome E complete sequence encodes these proteins:
- the NOG1 gene encoding putative GTPase NOG1 (highly similar to uniprot|Q02892 Saccharomyces cerevisiae YPL093W NOG1 Putative GTPase that associates with free 60S ribosomal subunits in the nucleolus and is required for 60S ribosomal subunit biogenesis member of the ODN family of nucleolar G-proteins): MQLSWKDIPTVAPANDLLDIVLNRTQRKTPTVIRPGFNITRIRAFYMRKVKFTGEGFVEKFDDILKGFPNINDVHPFHRDLMDTLYEKNHFKVSLAAVSRAKTLVEQVERDYTRLLKFGQSLFQCKQLKRAALGRMATIVKKLKDPLVYLEQVRQHLGRMPSIDPNTRTLLICGYPNVGKSSFLRCITKADVEVQPYAFTTKSLYVGHFDYKYLRFQAIDTPGILDRPTDEMNNVEMQSIYAIAHLRSTVMYFMDLSEQCGFSIEAQVKLFHSIKPLFANKSVMVVINKTDIIKPEDLDEERKKLLDTVLEVPGVEIMTTSCHEEDNVMAVRNKACEKLLASRIENKLKSQARITNVLNKIHVAQPQKRDDGIDRTPYIPEAIAKMKKYDPEDPNRRKLAKEIEIENGGAGVYNVNLKDKYLLEDDEWKNDVMPEILDGKNVYDFLDPEIAIKLQALEEEEERLESEGFYESDEEETYEGFDADEISEIREKAEWIRDRQKKMINASRNRKALKNRGTMPRSKLAKTYGDMEKHMSSLGHDMTALQDKQRVAAEKNRYEQTGADVVYGDQEDSAPAGKLRQTDRLTDGVADGSMRSKAERMAKLERRERNRMARAGESDRHATASLPKHLFSGKRGVGKTDFR, encoded by the coding sequence ATGCAATTATCCTGGAAAGATATTCCGACCGTGGCTCCTGCCAATGACTTGTTGGACATTGTGTTGAACAGAACTCAAAGAAAGACACCTACTGTTATTAGACCAGGTTTCAATATCACTCGTATCAGAGCGTTTTACATGAGAAAGGTGAAGTTCACCGGTGAAGGGTTCGTGgaaaaatttgatgatattttgaaaggtTTCCCTAATATTAACGACGTGCATCCTTTCCATAGGGATTTGATGGATACTTTgtatgaaaagaatcatttcaaagtttctttGGCTGCTGTGAGTCGTGCTAAGACATTGGTCGAAcaagttgaaagagattACACAAGATTGTTAAAATTCGGTCAATCTCTTTTCCAATgtaaacaattgaagagaGCCGCTCTTGGTAGAATGGCTACCATTgtgaagaagttgaaggaTCCTTTAGTGTATTTGGAACAAGTTAGACAACATTTGGGTAGAATGCCATCCATCGACCCAAACACCAGAACTTTGTTGATTTGCGGTTATCCAAATGTGGGTAAATCCTCTTTCTTGAGATGTATCACTAAGGCTGATGTCGAAGTGCAACCTTATGCTTTCACCACCAAGTCGCTATATGTGGGTCATTTTGATTATAAATACTTGAGATTCCAAGCGATTGATACTCCAGGTATCTTGGATAGACCTACGGATGAAATGAACAACGTCGAAATGCAATCCATTTATGCTATTGCTCATTTGCGTTCTACTGTTATGTACTTCATGGATCTATCAGAACAGTGTGGTTTCTCTATTGAAGCTCAAGTCAAATTATTCCATTCGATCAAACCATTGTTTGCCAATAAATCCGTCATGGTCGTCATTAACAAGACTGATATCATTAAACCTGAAGATTTAGACGAAGAACGTAAGAAACTTTTGGATACTGTTTTGGAAGTTCCAGGTGTTGAAATCATGACCACTTCTTGTCATGAAGAAGATAACGTTATGGCTGTTAGAAACAAGGCTTGTGAAAAGTTGTTGGCTTccagaattgaaaacaagCTAAAATCTCAAGCTAGAATCACTAACGTCTTAAACAAGATCCACGTCGCTCAACCTCAAAAGCGTGATGATGGTATTGACAGAACTCCATATATTCCAGAAGCCATCGCtaagatgaagaaatatgatcCAGAAGATccaaacagaagaaaattggctaaagaaattgaaatcgaaaacGGTGGGGCCGGTGTATACAACGTTAATTTGAAGGACAAGTATCTATTGGAAGACGATGAATGGAAGAACGATGTCATGCCAGAAATCTTAGATGGTAAGAACGTTTATGACTTCTTGGATCCAGAAATCGCAATCAAATTACAAGCTTtagaggaagaagaagaaagattagAATCTGAAGGCTTCTATGAATCcgacgaagaagaaacttaCGAAGGATTTGATGCTGACGAAATCTCTGAGATCAGAGAAAAGGCAGAATGGATTAGAGATagacaaaagaagatgatcaatgcttcaagaaacagaaaGGCATTGAAGAACCGTGGTACCATGCCTCGTTCTAAATTGGCAAAGACATATGGTGACATGGAGAAGCACATGTCTTCTTTAGGTCACGATATGACTGCTTTGCAAGATAAGCAAAGAGTCGCtgctgaaaagaacagataTGAGCAAACTGGTGCTGACGTGGTATACGGtgatcaagaagattcTGCTCCAGCTGGTAAGCTAAGACAGACAGATAGATTGACAGACGGTGTTGCTGATGGTTCAATGAGATCGAAGGCTGAAAGAATGGCCAAattagaaagaagagaaagaaacagaatgGCCAGAGCCGGTGAATCTGACAGACATGCTACTGCCTCTCTACCAAAACATTTGTTCTCAGGTAAGCGTGGTGTTGGTAAGACTGATTTCCGTTAA
- the SEC62 gene encoding Sec63 complex subunit SEC62 (similar to uniprot|P21825 Saccharomyces cerevisiae YPL094C) → MSEPSPQSTIAIANLLRTHSDLKQRQGLFQSRLVDFFRYKRFVRALKSDKYKAKSKKQPELYPAVTSDEDARNIFVSLIKAQFVVPAVKLHSAECKEHGLKPNKSYPNLLLSNKATLQPDEYYVWSYNPKSIYDYLTVIGIIVGVLAFVCYPLWPPYMKRGTYYLSIAALALIGVFFGIAIVRLIVYLLSLAAVSEKGGFWLFPNLFEDCGVIESFKPLYGFGEKECYSFLKKEKRKHRSVAKKQK, encoded by the coding sequence ATGTCGGAACCAAGCCCACAATCTACGATAGCCATTGCCAATCTACTCAGGACTCATAGCGACTTGAAGCAAAGACAAGGATTGTTCCAATCGCGTTTAGTTGACTTCTTCCGTTATAAAAGATTTGTTAGAGCTTTGAAAAGTGATAAATATAAGGCAAAGTCCAAAAAACAACCCGAATTGTACCCCGCTGTGACAAGCGATGAAGATGCTCGTaacatttttgtttccttAATCAAGGCCCAATTTGTCGTACCAGCGGTTAAATTACATTCTGCAGAATGTAAAGAACATGGTCTAAAGCCAAACAAATCATATCCAAACTTATTATTATCGAATAAAGCGACTCTACAACCAGATGAATATTACGTCTGGTCTTATAatccaaaatcaatttaTGATTACTTGACTGTGATCGGTATCATAGTCGGTGTGCTAGCATTCGTGTGTTACCCATTATGGCCTCCATATATGAAACGTGGTACTTACTACTTATCCATTGCAGCATTGGCACTTATCGGTGTATTCTTTGGTATTGCAATTGTGAGATTGATAGTTTACTTGTTGTCATTAGCTGCAGTTAGCGAGAAGGGTGGGTTCTGGCTCTTCCCAAACTTGTTCGAAGATTGCGGTGTTATAGAAAGTTTCAAACCGCTATATGGATTTGGTGAAAAGGAATGCTATAGCTTCctgaagaaagaaaagagaaagcaTAGATCAGTTGcaaagaagcaaaaatAA
- the FZO1 gene encoding mitofusin (similar to uniprot|P38297 Saccharomyces cerevisiae YBR179C FZO1 Mitochondrial integral membrane protein involved in mitochondrial fusion and maintenance of the mitochondrial genome contains N-terminal GTPase domain), which produces MSQKEISQNSNRRSSKYEDELSNDAPFEISSHQLESSTTLTDVQMSNLLQRHSSHRRDRSRDHMFYSHLTQQSYSLNRNSLLDSITVVRPLINDLITENNQRAIYIPEHSESLDVLELKVKLDGRENMQLDKSALAQLFKTQALSAIDHLINLQTRVQDTSSKVFITGDLNSGKSTLCNAFLRKKVLPEDQLPCTNVFCEILEARENGNMERVHAIPKTVATNVKDASVLYDMRDRSTYEDYTLDKLDQLVYDNDHYILLKIYIKDDKRPVDSSLLRNGTADISLIDSPGLNMDSVKTTEVMSRQEEIDLVVFVVNAENQLTLSAREFITMASREKKLMFFVINKFDHIKDKDRCKKLILDQIKEISPETYKQNSEFVHFVTSHGKIPHEGENRPDGGDDPNGDMPNPPKEDPDFDKLEDNLRNFVFKKRSLSKLLPAKTYLIKLLKDLERISQCNLEKYKEEDYHLNALLIDLQPELHDVTNRCSELIESIDKICEFTTKEVYGYTKMQINKALILKPAEFPPYSGLSGIYDYVQRVRTFIVDQILASVQVSEAYAKNSAEQSVSQINALAKEQLGDEFMAGKVFKSGLMFTKKKHNLSKKLNIPLELHNFLDPSVEGFISYLSWGLVKPTPKITNEENTLTTKSSWSQSLALTSYSVSQYWTNPSLIFTSKIPTLLVYSFGGSKMITNIVLHGSRFFSLESLKKLSGSLILLGGVLGIAYLIHDLPRALPMKLSLKYKLRLQEIDYAHNNADRISKEVSQVFKYPTREVVKACELIVDKKTSQKKEVECKVRDNAMSIEFFQALLSKSQKQRGTVESINLEVD; this is translated from the coding sequence ATGTCACAGAAGGAAATATCGCAGAATTCTAATAGAAGAAGCTCTAAATATGAAGATGAGTTGAGCAACGATGCCCCGtttgaaatttcatcacATCAGTTGGAGTCAAGTACAACTTTAACAGATGTTCAAATGAGTAACCTTCTACAAAGGCATTCTTCTCATCGTCGTGATAGGTCGAGAGATCATATGTTTTATTCTCATTTGACACAACAATCATACTCTCTCAACAGAAACAGTCTTCTCGATTCCATTACCGTGGTCAGGCCTTTGATCAACGATTTGATCACTGAAAATAATCAAAGAGCCATCTATATTCCAGAGCATTCTGAATCTTTGGACGTATTGGAACTTAAAGTCAAACTAGATGGTAGGGAGAATATGCAACTTGATAAGAGTGCTTTGGCGCAGTTATTCAAAACACAAGCGTTATCTGCGATTGACCATTTGATTAATTTACAAACTCGTGTACAGGatacttcttcaaaagttttcaTAACAGGCGATTTGAACTCAGGAAAATCTACGTTATGTAACGCatttttgagaaagaaggtTTTGCCTGAGGATCAATTGCCTTGTACCAATGTATTCTGTGAAATTTTAGAAGCGAGAGAGAACGGAAATATGGAAAGAGTCCATGCCATTCCCAAGACCGTGGCAACTAACGTTAAGGATGCATCCGTATTATACGACATGAGAGACAGATCGACTTATGAAGATTATACTCTCGATAAGCTAGATCAATTGGTTTATGATAATGATCACTATATCTTGTTGAAGATATATAttaaagatgataaaagGCCGGTTGACTCTAGTTTGTTGAGAAACGGAACTGCAGATATATCTCTTATTGACTCTCCTGGGCTTAATATGGATTCAGTGAAAACAACTGAAGTGATGTCTAGGCAAGAAGAGATTGATCTTGTAGTATTTGTCGTCAATGCCGAAAATCAATTAACATTATCTGCTAGAGAATTCATTACTATGGCTTCAAGGgagaagaaattaatgTTCTTCGTGATCAACAAGTTTGATCATATCAAGGACAAAGACAGATGCAAGAAGCTGATTCTAGATCAGATCAAGGAAATTTCTCCAGAAACTTATAAGCAGAATAGTGAATTTGTACACTTTGTTACCAGTCATGGTAAAATACCCCATGAAGGCGAAAATCGCCCTGATGGAGGAGATGACCCAAATGGAGACATGCCAAACCCTCCAAAAGAAGATCCTGATTTCGATAAATTAGAGGACAATTTGCGTAATTTCgtcttcaagaaaagatcacTCTCGAAACTTTTACCAGCAAAAACTTATCTAATAAAGCTATTGAAGGATCTTGAAAGGATATCACAATGTaatcttgaaaaatataaagagGAAGACTATCATTTGAATGCCCTTCTAATTGATTTGCAACCGGAACTCCACGATGTTACCAATCGCTGTTCTGAGCTTATCgaatcaattgataaaatTTGCGAATTTACCACAAAGGAAGTATATGGATACACAAAAATGCAAATTAACAAAGCGTTAATACTAAAGCCTGCTGAATTCCCTCCATATTCTGGTCTTTCTGGCATTTATGACTATGTTCAACGAGTTAGAACTTTCATCGTGGACCAAATTTTAGCCAGCGTACAAGTCAGTGAAGCATATGCTAAGAACAGCGCAGAACAATCAGTTTCTCAAATAAACGCATTAGCGAAGGAACAACTAGGTGATGAATTTATGGCGGGCAAGGTTTTCAAGAGTGGTTTGATGTTCACCAAGAAAAAGCATAATTTAagcaaaaaattgaatattcCATTAGAATTGCATAACTTTTTGGATCCATCTGTTGAAGGATTTATCTCTTACCTATCCTGGGGTCTCGTTAAACCAACACCGAAAATTACTAACGAAGAGAATACTTTGACTACCAAAAGCTCATGGTCGCAATCCCTTGCATTAACATCATATTCTGTTTCACAGTATTGGACCAACCCATCGTTAATCTTTACTTCAAAGATCCCAACATTACTGGTCTATTCCTTTGGGGGTTCTAAAATGATAACAAATATCGTGCTTCATGGCTCAAGGTTTTTCTCTTTAGAATCCTTGAAAAAATTGTCTGGATCGTTGATACTGCTAGGGGGAGTCTTAGGAATAGCCTATTTAATTCACGACTTACCAAGAGCGCTACCGATGAAGTTATCCTTGAAATATAAGCTACGATTACAAGAAATCGATTATGCGCATAATAACGCTGACCGTATCTCGAAAGAAGTATCACAGGTGTTCAAATACCCAACCAGAGAAGTGGTAAAAGCGTGTGAGTTAATTGTTGATAAAAAGACTTCccaaaagaaagaagtagAATGCAAAGTAAGGGATAACGCAATGAGtattgaatttttccaGGCGTTATTATCCAAGTCACAGAAACAGAGAGGTACTGTGGAATCGATCAATTTGGAAGTAGATTGA
- the EEB1 gene encoding medium-chain fatty acid ethyl ester synthase/esterase (similar to uniprot|P38295 Saccharomyces cerevisiae YBR177C EHT1 Possible serine hydrolase and similar to uniprot|Q02891 Saccharomyces cerevisiae YPL095C) has protein sequence MVNLLFNPLHWGYNGTVTQHIGEKGTIKLQKKDGSEAQLHELISEEVTGLSDGSKFQLSPLIFTGILQTMYLAGGDFSKKFNVFYGRELFEMSDHGIASIDWVRNDWKKLYELDPATGTYNKEKLAEDGKKTHPEGWPRLHPRTRYMDDEEKESVLNDTSKPLIIVMHGLAGGSHEPIIRSLTEQLSNISNEKFKVAVLNTRGCARTKVVSPKLFYAFATEDLREFVQREHKRDPKRKIYAVGFSFGATMLANFLGEEGEKCLLSGAALVCNPWDLTNSAHKMREDFWSSRLFAKSITQFLVRTLEVNMNQIEWKGGEKPAEISPEHYSNYSFTRENLKKAKQFTDPSQFDDIFTAKAVGFEDSWSYYRVGSSINRLPTINVPTLVINSKDDPVIGDKCIPVKEAEENPHVLLIETDLGGHLAYLEKNHDSWATKQVAQYFDALESLVK, from the coding sequence ATGGTGAACTTATTATTCAACCCACTGCACTGGGGTTACAATGGTACTGTAACTCAACATATCGGTGAAAAAGGAACAATCAAGTTGCAAAAGAAAGATGGATCCGAGGCTCAATTGCATGAATTAATCTCCGAAGAGGTTACTGGATTGAGCGATGGCAGCAAATTTCAATTAAGTCCACTAATCTTTACTGGTATTTTACAAACCATGTATTTGGCAGGTGGTGATTTCAGCAAGAAATTCAATGTATTTTACGGTAGAGAACTGTTTGAGATGTCTGATCATGGGATTGCCAGTATTGATTGGGTTAGAAATGACTGGAAGAAACTGTACGAACTAGACCCTGCCACCGGTACATACAATAAAGAGAAACTAGCTGAGGATGGTAAAAAGACACATCCTGAAGGCTGGCCTCGTTTGCATCCACGTACTAGATACATggatgacgaagaaaaagagtCTGTTTTGAACGATACAAGTAAGCCATTGATCATTGTTATGCATGGTTTGGCTGGTGGTAGCCATGAACCAATCATCAGATCATTAACGGAGCAACTTTCAAATATCTCTAATGAGAAGTTTAAAGTGGCCGTGTTGAACACCAGAGGTTGTGCACGTACAAAAGTTGTATCACCGAAATTGTTCTATGCGTTTGCAACAGAAGATCTGCGTGAGTTTGTGCAAAGAGAACACAAGCGTGATCCaaagagaaagatttaTGCTGTTGGGTTTTCATTCGGTGCAACAATGTTGGCTAATTTCCTGggagaagaaggagaaaagTGTCTTTTATCAGGTGCTGCATTAGTATGTAATCCTTGGGACTTGACTAATTCTGCCCATAAAATGAGGGAAGACTTCTGGTCTAGTCGTTTGTTCGCAAAGAGTATCACTCAATTTTTAGTAAGAACACTGGAAGTTAACATGAATCAAATCGAATGGAAGGGCGGTGAGAAGCCTGCTGAGATTTCGCCAGAACACTATTCGAATTATTCTTTCACACgtgaaaacttgaaaaaagCTAAGCAGTTCACTGATCCAAGTCAGTTTGATGACATTTTTACAGCAAAGGCTGTTGGATTCGAAGACTCCTGGTCTTATTACCGTGTCGGAAGCTCTATTAACCGTCTACCAACTATAAATGTTCCAACTCTAGTcatcaattccaaagatgACCCAGTCATAGGTGATAAATGTATTCCAGTGAAGGAAGCTGAGGAAAATCCTCATGTTTTACTGATCGAAACAGATTTAGGTGGCCATTTAGCTTACTTGGAGAAAAACCATGACTCTTGGGCAACAAAGCAGGTTGCCCAATATTTTGATGCTCTTGAATCATTAGTCAAATAA